One Acetobacterium sp. KB-1 DNA segment encodes these proteins:
- a CDS encoding leucine-rich repeat protein, whose protein sequence is MKKRLKQSVCLLISTMLIIGSLPIGVLAEELNQPTQPTRTESVDNLIEKAFEPTETETTASPEAEVPETEPIAPDTDQNVPEEEPVLTPPEVNQSMNKSESLAASETMETMATSGDYDYDVIDGVATITKYSGSDPTVSIPANLATYKVVAIGAGAFNGNTDVQKIIVPMTVTTIASGDATASYTFGSCSSLTEVVIPTSVKTIDAYAFNDTSGVKISGYKDSQAEKYAFEHGITFNTLSFGATLTSSLPSGQNINTDITLTAAATGGTGSLSYRFSYDLVKLDGTRVPGNTIQDWSTVSTAPFTLSEAGIYTFYVEVEDGANVTCNTIIDSYKVINQPLVDFNSSVSSPQYINIPIKFTATVAGGTGPFSYEFYHTIGTQTIVDKTEASTSATSMNWETTGLTESGIYTFYVKVKDDQGLETIKKITDYKIYDYLKVDDFKVDKASPQELGTELKLTATASGGKTESEYKFSYTVDGTTEVIQDYSDQSSITFTPPKTGTYIFTVAVTNAYGAVKSLEVTGYIIQDTPEIGNFTAAKDDGSFFYLGDSDGVILNAEAASGGTGAYTYKYFYQIGTDAKTEITAADSTKNSYAFFPLTAGTYTFFVEVSDVNNLTAKRQVSNYVVYPELEGTLTFDTPQSREATVKFTANASGGKSTYKYQFFYKLKTETDDQYIPMSLEPTSTKTMSKFFGEHGDYEIKVEISDSNGVQTTIEEDLTINNNPLISDFKTTGDVFYVGTPIDIIAEVDPVIASSTLILTGKIGSSLITIPNSEITTVATTNTFTFTPTTAGTYTFTVTLKNPDGTIADTKTMSSIKVLAAPSAKAVKVSKTSGVLLGDVVKLTASGTGGKAAYQYKFYVKKPSDISPIAINTTFATAKTVNYPMTEVGEHIFYVEIMDANNQPSGNIDESASVPVKVTNPAVISDFNADKVKTDPADTAVVYQKDSVQLSAKLENAKGDGDLSCVFSYKQGRSWVKIGDTVNVAGTGTNRVALASAKFVPPMAGSYTLMVEVTDQQGTKVTKKITSYKVLSLGTAKAVKLSKTTGLLLGSTIKLTVSASGGKTPYTYDYYVTGPDGVETAIVSTKDKTTSYQLNEVGNYTFSVKVTDLNGIVLADTVDTISQTAAVTNPPDLKPLTVEKDQSVGSHTATPVAYENDTLIITAEKNGSTGFQDITYVFEAKQGRTIVDKQEQTNNGVFEFDKTKPGSYTFTITATDSIGSKDVVKKSSYKVLSDVTTKSIKANKTTDLIVGDIIKLTAAGSGGKTPYTYEFYYYLDGGTVPQAVPSSNPKSKTVTFAMPTKGNYKFHVIVTDANGVKCTNYDNQDVSAIATVGNPPVIESLTPSKAKGSAVYPGDAVILTAKVKSGTGLIDPEFDFYYMQGSNRVTIPITTPSTTADPYTAAATFTPTLTGSYNICVDVFDGTNTATYKISGYKVLQGLAVKSFKTDKLSGVNIGTTVKLTAAATGGKSPYSYEFYYYYQDETTPQTIKAYSTSKTVNFIPQQPGFYSLHVRVKDATGRVCTEDYEGSILDFEVVDHPVVKSFTANLPSGQYVETPIELTAAVVGGKTPYTYTFSYQLNGGAVTPIESTDNKAVFTPTLSGTYTFIVTVQDDNGSPQAKSKIEKYMVYAVPSLKTFTVAKDTIVLGSSVSLRATAEGGLKPYKYKFTYSKDGGVEQTIRDYSTTSAIYYVPKETGTYTVKVYLQDKNGREAEQEGDKTITVS, encoded by the coding sequence ATGAAGAAAAGACTCAAACAAAGCGTATGTCTGTTAATCAGTACGATGCTGATTATTGGTAGCTTGCCGATTGGCGTGCTGGCGGAGGAATTAAACCAACCGACCCAACCAACCCGGACAGAAAGCGTGGACAATCTGATTGAAAAGGCTTTTGAGCCAACTGAAACGGAGACGACGGCGTCCCCCGAAGCAGAAGTGCCGGAGACGGAACCAATCGCTCCCGACACGGATCAGAACGTTCCCGAGGAAGAGCCTGTTCTGACACCCCCTGAAGTTAACCAGAGCATGAATAAATCAGAAAGCCTGGCGGCGTCTGAAACCATGGAAACGATGGCGACCTCTGGTGATTATGACTATGATGTAATTGATGGTGTTGCGACCATCACAAAATACAGTGGCAGTGATCCAACGGTAAGCATCCCCGCTAACTTGGCCACTTATAAAGTGGTGGCGATTGGCGCTGGTGCTTTTAATGGCAACACAGATGTCCAGAAGATCATCGTTCCGATGACCGTCACCACCATCGCGTCTGGCGATGCAACCGCATCCTACACCTTTGGCAGTTGCAGTAGTCTTACCGAGGTAGTGATTCCAACCAGTGTAAAAACCATTGATGCTTACGCCTTTAACGATACAAGTGGGGTTAAAATCTCAGGTTACAAAGATTCCCAGGCCGAAAAATATGCCTTTGAGCATGGAATAACCTTCAATACCTTAAGCTTCGGTGCCACATTAACATCAAGTTTGCCATCGGGACAAAATATCAATACCGACATCACCCTGACTGCGGCAGCAACGGGTGGAACCGGCAGTCTGAGTTATCGATTCTCATACGATTTAGTCAAACTAGATGGAACACGCGTACCGGGTAATACCATACAAGATTGGTCCACGGTTAGCACAGCTCCGTTTACACTGTCTGAGGCTGGCATCTATACCTTTTATGTTGAGGTGGAGGATGGCGCGAATGTCACATGCAACACGATTATTGACAGCTATAAGGTAATCAACCAGCCACTTGTTGATTTTAATTCAAGCGTTTCATCCCCCCAGTATATCAACATTCCCATAAAATTTACTGCGACGGTAGCCGGCGGAACGGGACCATTTAGCTATGAGTTTTATCATACGATTGGTACCCAAACCATTGTTGATAAAACGGAAGCCAGTACATCTGCTACGTCGATGAACTGGGAAACAACGGGCCTAACCGAATCTGGCATTTATACCTTTTATGTAAAGGTAAAAGATGATCAGGGGCTTGAAACCATCAAAAAGATTACCGATTATAAAATTTATGACTATCTCAAAGTTGATGATTTTAAAGTTGATAAGGCTTCACCCCAGGAATTGGGAACCGAACTTAAACTGACTGCCACGGCTTCCGGCGGAAAAACCGAGAGCGAGTATAAGTTTTCTTATACAGTAGATGGAACAACCGAAGTGATCCAGGACTATTCAGATCAGTCCAGTATTACCTTTACGCCACCAAAGACCGGAACCTATATCTTTACAGTGGCGGTTACCAATGCTTATGGAGCGGTAAAATCGCTAGAAGTTACCGGGTATATTATCCAGGATACCCCGGAAATCGGCAACTTTACTGCCGCCAAAGATGATGGATCATTCTTCTATCTTGGCGATTCAGATGGTGTAATTCTTAACGCGGAAGCAGCTTCAGGTGGAACAGGAGCTTACACCTATAAGTATTTTTATCAAATCGGTACAGATGCCAAAACTGAAATTACCGCTGCTGATAGCACCAAGAACAGTTATGCGTTTTTCCCCCTAACCGCAGGGACCTATACTTTTTTTGTGGAAGTGTCAGATGTCAATAATTTAACTGCTAAACGACAGGTTAGCAATTATGTGGTTTATCCTGAATTAGAGGGAACACTGACCTTTGATACCCCGCAAAGCCGTGAAGCTACGGTAAAGTTCACCGCTAACGCAAGTGGTGGGAAATCAACCTACAAATACCAGTTTTTTTATAAATTAAAGACAGAAACCGACGATCAATACATTCCCATGTCATTAGAACCAACATCGACTAAAACGATGAGCAAATTTTTCGGTGAACATGGCGATTATGAGATAAAGGTGGAGATTAGCGATAGCAACGGCGTGCAAACGACAATAGAAGAAGACTTAACAATCAATAATAACCCCTTGATTAGTGATTTTAAAACGACTGGCGATGTCTTTTATGTTGGCACACCCATAGATATAATAGCTGAAGTCGATCCCGTTATTGCCAGTTCAACTCTTATTTTAACCGGAAAGATCGGGAGTAGTTTAATCACCATTCCCAATTCTGAGATTACCACGGTAGCGACTACCAATACATTTACTTTTACACCAACGACAGCGGGCACCTATACTTTTACCGTCACCCTGAAAAACCCGGATGGGACAATAGCTGATACCAAAACCATGAGTTCCATCAAGGTTCTGGCAGCTCCATCAGCCAAAGCGGTAAAGGTCAGTAAAACCAGTGGCGTACTATTGGGTGATGTGGTTAAACTGACTGCCAGTGGAACCGGTGGGAAAGCCGCGTATCAATATAAGTTTTATGTCAAAAAACCCAGTGATATTAGTCCGATAGCTATCAATACAACTTTTGCGACAGCAAAGACAGTCAATTATCCGATGACTGAAGTAGGTGAGCACATCTTCTATGTCGAAATCATGGACGCCAATAATCAACCGAGTGGCAATATCGATGAGTCAGCCAGTGTTCCGGTTAAGGTCACTAATCCGGCGGTGATTTCGGATTTCAACGCAGATAAGGTGAAAACAGACCCCGCCGACACAGCAGTTGTGTACCAAAAGGATTCGGTTCAGTTGAGTGCGAAACTGGAAAATGCCAAAGGCGATGGTGATCTGAGTTGTGTTTTTTCCTACAAACAGGGAAGAAGTTGGGTGAAGATTGGTGACACTGTCAATGTAGCAGGAACAGGAACCAATCGGGTCGCGCTGGCCAGCGCCAAATTTGTGCCACCAATGGCAGGAAGCTATACCCTGATGGTGGAAGTGACCGACCAACAAGGAACCAAGGTGACTAAAAAAATTACCAGTTACAAGGTTTTATCGCTGGGAACCGCCAAAGCGGTTAAGCTTAGTAAAACCACTGGTTTACTACTGGGGAGTACCATCAAACTGACCGTTTCAGCCAGCGGTGGAAAAACCCCTTATACCTATGACTATTATGTAACCGGACCGGATGGGGTTGAAACAGCGATTGTCAGCACTAAGGATAAAACGACATCATACCAATTAAATGAGGTCGGTAACTATACATTTTCCGTAAAAGTAACTGATTTAAACGGTATTGTACTGGCAGATACAGTAGATACAATTAGCCAGACGGCGGCCGTGACCAACCCGCCGGATCTTAAACCCTTAACCGTTGAAAAAGATCAGAGTGTTGGCTCACACACCGCGACACCAGTAGCCTATGAAAATGATACCTTAATTATTACGGCCGAGAAAAATGGATCAACAGGATTTCAGGATATTACCTATGTTTTTGAGGCCAAACAGGGACGCACTATTGTTGATAAACAGGAACAAACGAATAACGGTGTTTTTGAATTTGATAAAACTAAACCAGGAAGCTATACCTTCACGATCACCGCAACTGATAGTATCGGCTCTAAAGATGTAGTAAAAAAATCCAGTTACAAGGTTTTATCGGATGTCACCACCAAATCGATCAAGGCGAACAAAACAACCGATCTGATTGTCGGGGATATCATTAAACTGACAGCTGCTGGTAGTGGTGGGAAAACCCCTTATACCTATGAGTTTTATTATTATCTGGATGGCGGAACAGTCCCACAGGCAGTTCCCAGTAGTAATCCGAAGTCAAAAACCGTAACCTTTGCGATGCCAACCAAGGGCAATTACAAATTCCATGTCATTGTCACTGATGCCAATGGTGTGAAATGTACCAATTATGATAACCAGGATGTCAGTGCCATCGCAACGGTTGGCAATCCGCCGGTGATTGAAAGTTTGACCCCGTCAAAGGCCAAGGGTTCAGCAGTTTATCCGGGTGATGCCGTTATTCTTACAGCAAAAGTAAAGTCGGGAACAGGATTGATTGACCCGGAATTTGATTTTTATTACATGCAGGGGAGTAATCGGGTGACGATTCCAATCACCACCCCAAGTACAACAGCCGACCCTTATACCGCAGCAGCAACCTTTACACCAACGTTAACAGGTTCCTATAATATTTGTGTGGACGTCTTTGATGGAACGAATACGGCTACCTATAAAATCAGCGGCTATAAGGTGTTGCAGGGGCTGGCAGTAAAGAGTTTTAAGACCGATAAGCTTTCTGGTGTCAACATTGGAACAACAGTTAAGCTGACTGCTGCCGCTACTGGTGGCAAAAGCCCATATTCATACGAGTTTTATTATTACTATCAGGACGAAACAACTCCACAGACAATCAAAGCCTATTCAACCAGCAAAACGGTTAACTTCATTCCTCAGCAACCGGGCTTCTATAGCCTTCATGTCCGTGTGAAGGATGCGACTGGTAGAGTGTGTACAGAAGATTACGAAGGCAGTATTCTAGACTTTGAGGTCGTTGATCATCCGGTGGTTAAATCTTTTACAGCAAACCTACCATCCGGACAATATGTAGAAACCCCGATTGAGTTGACAGCAGCGGTTGTTGGCGGGAAAACACCGTACACCTATACCTTTTCTTATCAGTTAAACGGTGGAGCAGTTACCCCGATTGAGTCAACAGATAATAAGGCTGTCTTTACCCCGACACTAAGTGGTACCTATACCTTTATCGTGACCGTACAGGATGATAATGGCAGTCCACAGGCAAAGAGTAAAATTGAAAAATATATGGTTTATGCAGTGCCGAGTCTCAAGACTTTTACGGTTGCTAAGGATACCATCGTTCTAGGCAGTTCGGTATCGTTAAGAGCAACGGCTGAAGGCGGACTGAAGCCCTATAAATACAAGTTTACTTATTCTAAAGACGGCGGAGTCGAACAGACAATTCGGGATTATTCAACCACTAGCGCCATCTATTATGTTCCCAAAGAAACGGGTACTTATACGGTAAAGGTCTATTTACAGGATAAGAATGGCCGAGAAGCTGAACAAGAAGGGGATAAAACCATTACGGTTAGTTAA